The Fundulus heteroclitus isolate FHET01 unplaced genomic scaffold, MU-UCD_Fhet_4.1 scaffold_408, whole genome shotgun sequence genome contains the following window.
CTTGTGCTGCTTTCTCTCTCCACCAGTTCTTCAGACACTCCTTACAGAAGCTGTGGCTACATGACAGAACAACCGGATCCTTAAAGACGTCCTGACAGACCGGACAGCAGAGATCCTCCTCTAATCTGGAAGCCATTTAGTCTCTGAGTGAAGctgaaaacacagcagacagatcgtTAAACCAGGAAGTCAGTTTCCCTCCTGCAGAAACCTTCTTCTCTTACTTTCACTttgattttcttgtctttccacCTGCAGCAGTCTGTGTTTCAGCGTCTCGGTccctcagctctctctgttctccTCGTTCACTGTTAGTCTGCCCTGAGTAGCTGATGAAGGTAATGATGAAGGTGATCCTCACGGTGGATTCTCCATTAATCTCTGACACTTTCTgaactgtttcctgtttttttaaagggttcCTGTTGTAATCAGTCTGGAGGCAGATATGTGGCGCCCTCTAGAGGACGTTCTGCGCATCTGCTGCTTCAGAAAAACACCAGTACAGCTTTTTGTTTTAGAGCTACTTGAATTTgagtgaacattttattttttccctgtcCTAAAGTTCTTGTAGGGTCTCCACTGACTGGAACATCCAGATGCTCACATTTCATGCTCTGCGTTCttgtttcttcttgtttttctgtcagatTCAGACTCTGTGGAGGTGAAGGTGGTGTTTGGTGTTGAGGGAAACTCCTCGTTCCTGGAGTGCGTTCCTCGGTCGCTGCAGGCTGAGCTCAGCTGGACCGTGCAGCTGTCAGAGAGCCAGCAGGAAACTGTCAGACAGGTGTGTAGTGCAGACCAACACCTCAGATCTGACCTTTAACCCCTGTTCACCTGCTTCCACTAAGACTTTCTCCATGACATTAGATCTGGTTAAATTAACCTCCTTTGCTGCAGATGATGTCCTAAAACCTACAAGATTTATTGTGTTTAATGTTGTTGCTGTTCTGATCCAAAGAGGTCAAAGTTTCCTTTAAATGAAGGATTCTACTTTGATTATTTAtgaaagaaaagcttttaatCAATAATCTAAAGTAAATTCTTGATCAGTTCTAGATTTAAATAGGGATGGATTTAAATAAATGGGGTGCTGCCGCCTAGTAGTTAGCGCAATTAAATTCTTTGCAAAGAGATTATAAAGAGATATAAGATTAGATCAAGTCGTTTATAATgagatgtattttattaggttatttttcagccgtttcttgtattgattcaattaaattaaattaaattaaattttattttatttatatagcgccaattcatgaaacatgtcaactcgaggcactttacaaagtcaaattcaatcatattatacagattggtcaaaaatgtcctatataaggaaaccagttgattgcatcaagtctttccaagcagcattcactcctcctgaaagagcgtagagccacagtggacagtcgtctgcattgttgatggctttgcagcaatccctcatacagaacaagcatgaagcgacagtggagaggaaaactgccctttaacagggaggagaacctccagcagaaccagaaccaggctcagtgtgaacgctcatctgcctccacccactggggcttagagaagacagagcagagacacagaaagctcagaagctcacattgacccaggagtactttctatgttagagaagacagagcagagacacagaaagctcagaagctcacattgacccaggagtactttctatgttagatggtaatagaggatgatctgcctcccctgatgatgtcacagctaacagaacaccagaccaggtgtactttctatgaaaagaaaaatgacagagaataaaaaggtaaaagcttaaataacaacaaacaatgcagattggagaccAGTAGGAgaagtgagagaaatagaccctgatgtcctccagcagccttgCAATGACAAATATGATTGTAAAGTCGCTGGAAACAGATCAGTAGATTTAATTATCGGCTTCagtaaaacacaagaaatgtgttaaaacagaaaataaaggagaATTGACTGAAGAAGtgggagaaagaaagaaaacaaccgTGGTTTCATAATTAAGTAGTGATTCCAAACGTAAGTAGAAAGTATTACCACTTACTCATAAACGTAAGCAGTAACTACAGGATGAGGAGAGAAATCATTTCACATGTTCAGATTTGGGAACACAGGATCTATCAGTGCACACTTTGTTAAAGGCAAAGATTGCATTGGATAATGTGAGTACTGTGGAGGTGAAGATAGACATTATATTATATAACACTGTCAGGAGTATGATGGAGAGAAGACAGCTGATCCAAACCCTAAAGAGAATTAAAGTGAAACTAGATTTactagattaatatttaatCATCTTAAACCATCGCGTTTAAATGAGATTTAATTCCTGACGTTCAGCTCCTCCATACCAGCTGGTGGCGGTAATGAGCAGATGTGTTGTTTGCATCACTACacccaaagaagaagaagaagaacccgGAAGTGACGTACTGTCTGCCGTGTCCACATGTTTCTGGCTCCTTGAATCTGAATCTTGGAGGAATTTCTGTAAAAGATCCAGCGACATGAAAACAGGAGGAGTCCTGCTGCTGCGACTATAaggtgattattattattttttacaaatcaaaCCTGATTATATTCCTGATTATGTTTATAAGCATAAACATgaccaaaaacaaagcagatcCAGTGTGAAAATCAGCTGATGAGGCGCTTATTTCAACAGATCTTCCTACAcaatcattttacatttttacaggtTTGTAAATTATACTGAGCTTTCTCTCTACTGATGCCTGTAATGACCACTTTCCTTCACGCTGCTACATTTTCAgactcagacatactttaataattccagggggaaattgttgaaattgaaattgtttcctactactctccagttTTGTAATATTTGCTGTAATGTTAATCTTTATATCCTCTATATAACTTGATGTTCTCCTGTAGAAGATCCAGCTGGACGTGTCTTCCACTGTTTAACCCCGTCTCTCTCATAGACACAGCAGCTTTCTGAGCTTTTAATGCTCAGAGTTTATTTGCTTaactgtgtttctctcctagaagAAGCCACCGATGGAGCTACTGCTGCCATTGACctttacttttctctcacatagaaagtattcctgtaTCAGAGCTTATCGgcttttctgtgtctctgctctgtcttctcaaacccccggTGGGtcacgctgagcctggttctggttctgctggagcagAGGCCTGAAaactttacagtctaaagagtcatttttcctacagtccacttgaattaaactcagTCGGaggccttttaaaaaaagacaagttataatttttgataaagatctgcTGTAGGAAATACgtgtcatcgttaaagaaacgcccttttatgtctatattgaggtttaataaaaagaggatggatgggatgttgatatttgtggataatgatgtaaaaaaaaaagtcataactcccaacatattaaaacatttttaaaattaaatattactggcacttttagcatcattctgttgggAAAATTTAAAGCAATTAGTCcaagaaaaaactgctaaaacctgcatttattatcattattacatttaaataccataatgaAAATAGAATTTGTAgtcaaagttattaagagccacaggttgcagaacccctgtgctggaggttctcctccctgttaaaggggagttttcctctccactgtcgcttcatgcatgctcagtatgagggattgctgcaaagccatcaacaatgcagacgactgtccactgtggctctacgctctttcaggaggagtgaagtGTTTGTTCTGACATTAACACGCCTTGTGCCAAGCACTGACTGTTTTATTTACGCTCAGCGTTACTGATTAGCGCTGCGGATCACTttgagctgctgctggtggtttaCTGTGAGTTTTATCTCTGTTCAGACACATCAGTTCAGAAGATGCTGAGCGACACTGAGGCTACAGAGCTGCTGTCCTTCCTGACTCCCAGCACCCGGCCAGATGTGAAGGGAAAGGCCACAGAGTACATCCTGGGACTGTCTGGAACCAGGTGAGACGCTGAGGCTGGTTATCTGAGCGCTTACCTCAGATTTATGAGCATCAACAAcacaaagaacattttaatcaaaactCTTTGTTCTCGCTCTGAgtatatttgcttttttttccagtgatgGCTGCCGCTTCCTCCGCTCTAAACCTAACCTAATAGCAGCTGTCTTTGCGCTGACCTCTGATCCCTCTGTTGCCATAGTGAAGGACTGTTACCACGTCCTGATCAACCTGTCAGCTGATGAGACGCTGCACCAGGTGAGCGTCTTATTCTGCGCTAACAAATGTTGAATTACTTATCCTGAATGAGAAGCAAAACAAGGGGAAGAAAAATGACTGAAGATGTTTATATGGAtcagtgtgagcttctgtgctttctgtgtctctgctatgtcttctctaacatagaaagtactcccgggtcaatgtgagcttctgtgtctctgctctgtcttctctaacatagaaagtactcccgggtcaatgtgagcttctgtgtctctgctctgtcttctctaacatagaaagtactcctgggtcaatgtgagcttctgtgctttttgtgtctctgctatgtcttctctaacatagaaagtactcccgggtcaatgtgagcttctgtgtctctgctctgtcttctctagcatagaaagtactcctgggtcaatgtgagcttctgttctttctgtgtctctgctatgTCTTCTcttacatagaaagtactcctgggtcaatgtgagcttctgtgctttctgtgtctctgctctgtcttctctaacatagaaagtaccctgggtcaatgtgagcttctgtgctttctgtgtctctgctctgtcttctctaacacagaaagcacagaagctcacattgacccaggagtactttctatgaacTCTAACATAgatgtcttctctaagccccagtgggtcgaggcagatgaacTATATAAATGGAATAGAACTGAATTGGTGCTTTTCACTTGTTGCAGTCTGAGTTTGTTTCACTGTAGATCCTTTTTGTTTGTCTCAGGTTTTGGTCTCTGAGGTCAACGTTCTTCCAGTGCTGTTAAAGAAGCTGCAGGATCCAGAATACCTGTTCTCTGACCACATCTCGACCATCCTGTCCAACCTGAGCCGCCTTGAGAAGACCTGCAGGGTCGTGTTCCAGGTGTTCTGTTGCTTCCCTCACCTGTTTGCTTACAAACTTAAACGGTTTGGACTGTTTCCTCCCTCCTTTCTCCCTCATTAAAATGCAGAGGGAGAAGACTCCTAAAGTCCGTTCAAAATTCACTTTATAATTCCCTTTCATGATTTTATTTACTCTCatgtttaatttctcttttttaatcaGGTTTTATAATTTCCGACACTAtaactctttttgttttgcttcttcttgcatcttttaggttttaaattcagctgcagaaaaagataaaactgaAGTCGGCCTTGAAGTGGAGCTTCTTCTCACCTGTCAGGTTGTGAaggttctgctgttttttttcccctcaggtcCTGCAGGAAGAGCTTGGTCTGGCCAAGCTGGTGGAGATCTTCTGCAATGAAAGCTACAACAAAAAGGCCAAACTGCACTACCTGGGCCCCCTGCTGTCCAACCTGACCCAGCTGCCCCAGGGCCGCAGCTACATAATGGACCACAACAGGTGGGCTTGTGACCAGGAAGTCTGCTTGTCTAACCTTAACGTCTCTATTGCAGGATGTTTGTCTGACACGTTTACAAAGCTGattatgtggagaaaagtgagacttaCACGACCACTGCAGTACCCTGGTGGTGCAGATATTCAGAAAATTGGGAGGACTGACATCTGAGGACATCCGAGTAAAAATGCTGGTCAGAACAGGAGCAGAAACTACAGTAACCTGAAATTTACCAAAGTCTAGGGGTTTGAAAAACAGCATTAGTCACATTATTGTAGTAAATTACAGGGTTCACTGCGGAGGGCTTTTTAATCTCCCCACAGGGTGCCGGGTGGTTAGATCTCCAAAGCGCTTCTCTCAAACTACTATTTTCCAGACTTCCTCGTCCTCTCTGGATAGTCAGCATAGAAACCATCACTCTATGAACTCCAACTAAAGCTGCAGACTTTGGTATCTCTACGGGGGAACGTGGGATTTTGCATTGAGGCTCAAGTTTAGTATTCAAATATAAGTTTGAATGCTAAACTTTAAAGTTTTGCAAAAAACTGTTCTGCTCCCTTATCAGCTGCACAAATGACAACTCAacatgatttaaaatgaaaagttgTGCAGATTATGATTACCTGCCTTTTACAGGAATATCCTCATATAAAGAGGATTTCTTCCCTGgttgctgttttctgttccaCAGCAGAGACGGAGCGTTATCTGGGCCAACTTTAGACCTCTTCCCGCTGATCTGATGCAGATGTGTGTTCCAGGTGTGTGATCCAGCGGCTGCTGCCCTTCACTCAGTACGAGGCGTCGGTGGTGCGGAGGGGTGGAGTCATCGGCACGCTGAGGAACTGCTGCTTCGACCACGGTGAGAGACGCCGTCCTGACGGACAAACGCGGCTCATTCCCGCTGTCTGGGATCGGTTCCTGTAGTTTTCCCTTTTCTCATGAATCAGCAGGTATTTCCTGCAGTCGGTGCTGTCAGCCGCTCCTTTACCGGCCATCAGTGTCCGGCTGCAGCCGCTCGCCGTCTAAACGGAGGAATCTGAGCGATCCGGCTGTTTTCTCTGGATTATTTCGGTCTCGTTGGTTAATTTACGTTGTTCTCTGACCTGCAGCGCATCATGAGTGGCTGCTGAGCGACGCCGTGGACGTCCTGCCGttcctgctgctgccgctggcCGGACCGGAGGAGCTGACGGAGGAGGAGAACGACGGCAAGTCTCTGCTCCGTcattcacagaaaaaaataaaacattatcaaAAAGTATATTTATCGTTTCAGTTCAGAAAGGGAAACTTGTTTACTGTAATGATTCATCcacacagagggaaatatttcaATCTCTGTTAGCTTTAATGTTTCTGCCTCACAAATTTAAACCCAAAATGAATTTTCCTAGAAAATGAAaatcttatttcttttatttcagatttatttaagcACAGACCGAACATTAAAGGATGTTTAGAtagaattaaaagaaaacgtggTCCAGTCTGTCGGCCATCTGGCCTGATTCACCTGGACCCAGCCTCTGGTTAggctttaaaactaaaatacaaaagtattcacccccctgGTACTTTTCAGAAATGTTGAAAAGTCCAGAGAAAAAGGATCATTAGGCAACTTACTGTTTACTGTtgctaaaaacaaaattcataGTAAGTTTTATGTGGTTAATAAACTATAAAGCCCAATTCTGCAGAGAATGAGACCTCGACTCACTTTAAGTCCACTCAGAACTGCAGACCTTAAACGGTCTGCAGGATGGAAGCAGCTCACTTTCCCAACTTATTACAACCTGATTTGAcagtgtttatttatatatatatatatatatatatatatatatatatatatatatatatatatatatatatatatatatatatatatatatatatatatatatatataattttacaaTAGTTTATAACAACTAGAATATTTTGATATTGCttcactttttttatattaataacaatataaatggcttttagtcTGACTTGTACCTGCAGTCAGCTTTTAACTATTTAACTATATGGACCTGATATGGTAAAAAAGATCAAACTAATAAAATCAGagacaaacttcagttacatcaagtttattaatagtaataatcATACTACCgactgcaggtacagaccaaacagcagggggcgctgttatCACCATGGTGACACatcctgtattttctggacCAAAAAGACAAGGCTGTTCTTGCGCCCCCTGCAATACCTCCAAACGTCCCCCAGGGGGCGCACTGTTTGAGAAGCGCTGCTGTTGGGTCCCTGTTGAGCAGAGAGGAAACTGTGCTGCAGTTTGATGGCGTTAACAAGCCGCTCAGACACGCTGTGCTTCATGTTATCCTCCAATCAGAGCTGCAGCTTCGTTCTCTCTATTTGGCTCCGATCTGAGGAACCAACATCTTCCTGCTGCAGAGAACGTCTCTGCTTAGTGTCGGGGTTCAGAGGGTCACGTCTGGGTCCCCGGGTTTTCAAAGGTCCAGTAAAAGCACCAGGAGGATAATTCAGAAGCTGATTTGTTGTCCAGGCCTGCCTGTGGACCTGCAGTACCTCCCCGAGGACAAGAAGCGAGAGGGAGACCCCGACATCAGGAAGATGCTGCTGGAAACGCTGCTGCTGGTACGGAACCACCGACGCCACCCAGCTCTGAGGTTTTCAGGCCGCGCCGCTCACTCTGCGTCTCTCACACAGCTGACGGCGACCAAAGCCGGCCGGCAGACGCTCCGACACAAGAACGTTTATCCCATCATGAGGGAGTTCCACCGCTGGGAGAAGGACGTTCACGTGGCCGCCGCCTGCGAGAAGCTCATCCAGGTGAGGAGCGGCAGGAGTCTGAGGAGCGTCTCCAGCTGAGGTCTgactttaccccccccccccccccccccccccaaccgtCCGTCTCTGCAGGTGCTGATAGGCGACGAGCCGGAGCAGGGCATGGAGAACCTGATGGAGGTGGAGATCCCGCAGGACGTGGAGGAAAAGCTGAAGGAGGCTGCAGCcaaggagcaggaggagctggagaaggaggagaggatgagacgtgaagaagaagaagaagaagaggaggagcagaaaCGGGATGCTGGAGCAACggatggagagaaagagagggaagTCGTTgagtaaaagctgcagagacgCGATGGATCCAGATCCAGACCTGCAAGGAGCCAGAGCCTCCTGTCATCTCCTGAAGTGGTCTTCATCAGCTGTTCTCCACTTCCTGTAGCTGTTCTCCACTTCCTGTGACTGTTCTCCACTTCCTGTGGCTGTTCTCCACTTCCTGTGACTGTTCTCCACTTCCTGTGGCTGTTCTCCACTTCCTGTAGCTGTTCTCCACTTCCTGTGGCTGTTTTCCACTTCCTGCGACTGTTCTCCACTTCCTGTGACTGTTCTTCACTTCCTGTAGCTGCAGTCCAGCTCCTGATCGTCTTCACAGGAACCTTCCTGAAGAGTCCTACCCTCAGCAGGAGGAAACGAAGACTGGATGGAGAAACGTCTCGTTCCTAactgaccagaaccagagcaaGAGGAGCggttttaggttttattttttattttaatgtaaaccCTGTTagtgttaaaataaattcacactTTTTGTAAATTTATCTTTATTTCACACAGTATTTTTAACAGTAGGAGCTGCTTTCAGGTTCATCTGGAGTGTCAAATATTTCCCCTCTTatcttgttttaaatgtacagactaaaacaaaaaccagCTTTAAATGTCATATTAGTCACATTTCAGCCTGTTTCCacagaagaataaagaaaaatatgctgAGAGAAGGATAAAGTCAGCTGTTGTATTTGTTGAAACTGGGAATGCCAAAAGTATTCTCACTGCTTTAACTTTTTCCCACTTTGCCGTAATACAACAACAAcctttagttttgtttattaggattttatgtggcaGATACTACAGTAAGTATGACATAGTGGAGCGTAAAATATATGCAGTATTGACATTTAGgttatttattgtttctgttactttgatttagttttaattaaagcaaaaatcCAGGTATGATCTATAATAGAGAATTTTACTTAATTATAAATAttgttcaattcagttttatttctatagctccaattaacatcacatcacatcaagtctctttccaaagtcagactccatcagatcctccaggttggtgagaaagtttcctctctaaggaaacccagcaggttgcatcaagtctctccaagcagcattcactcctcctgaaagagcgtagagccacagtggacagtcgtctgcattgttgatggctttgcagcaatccctcatactgagcatgcatgaagcgacagtggagaggaaaactcccctttaacagggaggagaacctccagcagaaccagaaccaggctcagtgtgaacgctcatctgcctccacccactggggcttagagaagacagagcagagacacagaaagcacagaagctcacattgacccaggagtactttctatgttggagaagacagagcagagacacagaaagcacagaagctcacattgacccaggagtactttctatggtagatggtaatagaggatgatctgcctcccctgatgatgtcacagctaacagaacgccagaccaggtgtaccttctatgtagagaaaaaagacagaaaacaaaaacttaaaagctgaaataacagcaaacaatgcagattggagagcagtaggagaactcagcagagtgagagaaatagaccctgatgtcctccaacagcctaagcctatagcagcataactatagaggttgctcagggtaacatgagacactctgactagaagctttggtAAAGTAATGTTTATCTATGTCTGTGTGGCTGTTAATAGAAAACTAACTTTGAGTTTATTCTCAGGGTTGTTACTATAAATTCCATTTTGTTTTGGCTCCAAAACAAAATTTTTGCTTATGCTTGATAGAAAACAATCAAAACACGTGTGACATTTGCTAATAAATGCATATTATTGGCAGCAATAAAGGCCCCAAAACCAGATTTCTCTTGGAGCCTCATGGATTCGGGCCTTGGCTCCGTTTAATATAATTTCCTACAGTTCATATGGCGTCTGAAGCTGCTTTGTTCCTCCTCATATTTTAATCTGGACCGGTTCTGCTGTTTGGTGGGTTTAACATACCCAGGCTGACCAGAAGGGGGCGTCAGACGTTCAAACATCCTTTTCTTAGTTTGttcacctcctcttcctccaatCTGTGAGGCAGTTCATCTGTAACCCGAAGGTAAacaggaaatataaaaaaaaaaaaatgtttttacaccaAGCATTTTAATAAGAACGCGTTAAAGTTCTGTGCAGCTGATGTGTGAGAGCTCCTCTGACCCAAACGTTCAGATAGTTTCTCGTCTTCCTCAGGACAAACCTTCATCTGTCCTTCTCTCCATGAACATCTGAGGTTAAATTCCTCTGAAATAACAGCTTTTCATCATGTTTAAGACCAGtctttaaaaggaaaatgtactttttctaAAAGTTTCAGATGATAAATTTGAGTTTCTTGTCAAAGTTCAGGCCCAGATCTCCGTGTGCTGATGAGGTTCTTCTTTATCAGCGTCTCTGTTAGTTTTTCCACCTTCAGTCAAGGTCACACTGGTCTCCATGCGCCCTGACATGTGTCACCTTACCACCTAAAACACGGAGAAATGTTTGTTTCCCTCCTGTTTTCATCTGAACCACCACACACCAATCAGCTTCACACCTTTTTTAGGGATTCTAACGTTTAAATCGTTGCATCCTGCCGAGGTTAAGTCTCCGGACCAGAACCGGATCCAGGCTCAGATCGGTTTGTTTCTGTCCCGTCAGAAATGAACCGATCTGTGGAACTGGACCACATGTTGGGCCTGGAAGCACTGCTTGGTGTTTTTACTCTGCAGGGCGATGTGTTGGGCTGGGGGAGGGGTGCTCCCACCCAGCTAAAGGTAAATACTCTGAAGCTCTGCTGGAAACGTGGACTTCCAGTCCTCCACTGTCAGGATGTCCAAAACAAACCAGGCGGACGCTTCGGTCCAGGATCCATCGTGACTGATTAGAAACTGAAAGCTCTCCTCCTAGTTCCTCTAAAACTAACATTGTTCTCTTTCTTCCTTTACTAATAATCAGAACTGTGTCAAAGGGGTTTTTTAAGCTGGAGGTCAGGAAATATGTAGAAAGTCCCTCAAACAACTACAGATACAACATCCAACAAACTGTAAACCTTCAGAGGTTCTGTGGCTCGCCGACTACAGCAGCGTTTAGGAAGGAAATGAGAACAGGAGGAAAGAGTTGGACCCTGCATGAAGAAACGTCTAATAAACCAAACCCAAGCAGGCTGGACAAGAGGAGCAGGGAGGAAATGGAAGAAGCTTTAaattcacagaaaataaaaaagagagtgCTTTAGAACAGAGACAGTAAGCCCACCCTCTGATGAACTGTAGATGTTCTGTCCTGGACAAAGTCTCGTGTCCTCAGAGGACAGAGGACATGGCTCTGCAGGCTCAGGGTTTACCTGTTTAACCGTGTTTCTCTCCTACATGAAGCCACTAACAGAGAGAACTCTAACATGGAAGGGAGTCCTGGACCAGTACGTCTCCGTcctgttctgctggaggtttcttcctgttgtttatttccactgtcgccacatgcttgctcagggattgctgcaaagcgtTTTACACAAAGACACAATAAGCTGAGTTCAGCTGCTTTTTATTACCAAAGGGACTGAACAGGAACGTGTGATATTTAAGTTCAGTCTGAGTGAATATATTGGATGGATTTGATGAAATAATTCTGCATGTGAATAAAATCTGTGCTGTaaaatactgagattttgtttaatgttgtGTAAATCCAACCGAGAGAAGCAGAAACTGCTTtataattatctttattgtcaGATGAAACGTGTCCTCCGTAAATAACGTCATGATAACCTTTCTACTCTGAGTTATTAAATATAACTTGACAACAGACCATAAGAAATGTGTTATATGATGAAATGTATGGTTGTGGAATTAAACAAGTATTAAATAACTGCTTATTAACTGCTTGTTAACTTATTAATAACATAATTCGGTGCAGATAAGTACATATTTTACAACTGAAACTGTTTATTTTCACAGCTGAACTGTCTATAAAACTAAACTTCCCCTTAATATAATTTTATCTGCCACAGTATGATCCATTATGGATGCTGTTAGTAATCacaaattgttttattaatgaTAGACACAACAAATAAATTGCATGAAACACTAACCTTTTGTGCTCGGAAATGTATTTTATACAGTGGACACAAGATGAAGCTCCTTCTATGTCACaatgtgttttaataaataactgtaattttattgtaaaaaaaaaaaaagtataaaatattaATGTACAACCTCaatgtcatgttttaaaaaaacatttaatcaacGGGTTTTCAATTTTCCACAAATACAATGAAGCTGATAAAAACATGTCATAACATCAAAACCATGATAAAAAAGGTTTATCTTCTTTGTTCAGATTTCattctttattatattttagaGAAAATGTAGGTTTTCTGAAGCTGATGAACTAATGTGGAGAACCTATTATTTACGACCACTTGTGAATATATTtcaatatattcatatattACAACAGCTTTAAGACCTTCCTGGAGGAGCAGATCAGCTCAGAAATTATTTAGGTCGCTGTTTTATGCTcaaagatttataaatataaataagtaaaaaaacattaattatttgcttaaataaagttgattttatCCTTGTTAGGGTCTGAAAACAGCAACCCTGTTGGAGGAGGGGTGTCGCGCACGCCTCGGGAACGCGCGGGGTTTCCGTTGGAACGGAATGGGCGGATCCTCTGTGGGCGGGGCTGCGCGGGGCggccagccaatcagagccccTCCCCGCTCCTCACGTG
Protein-coding sequences here:
- the hgh1 gene encoding protein HGH1 homolog, with the translated sequence MLSDTEATELLSFLTPSTRPDVKGKATEYILGLSGTSDGCRFLRSKPNLIAAVFALTSDPSVAIVKDCYHVLINLSADETLHQVLVSEVNVLPVLLKKLQDPEYLFSDHISTILSNLSRLEKTCRVVFQVLQEELGLAKLVEIFCNESYNKKAKLHYLGPLLSNLTQLPQGRSYIMDHNRCVIQRLLPFTQYEASVVRRGGVIGTLRNCCFDHAHHEWLLSDAVDVLPFLLLPLAGPEELTEEENDGLPVDLQYLPEDKKREGDPDIRKMLLETLLLLTATKAGRQTLRHKNVYPIMREFHRWEKDVHVAAACEKLIQVLIGDEPEQGMENLMEVEIPQDVEEKLKEAAAKEQEELEKEERMRREEEEEEEEEQKRDAGATDGEKEREVVE